One genomic window of Chlamydiales bacterium STE3 includes the following:
- a CDS encoding hypothetical protein (Product derived from UniProtKB/Trembl:Q2SNK7) has protein sequence MYKNIVKSIVIIASFASPFMLTAGEAEREAASELLEVSHFEKVMDDSLNATVEMMKQIDPNMSSHEATIRKFYRKYMSAESLRNEMIDLYAEIFTEGELREITAFYKTETGQKSLEKLPELMQRAMQIGQTRVMQNMGELQRMLSEEELAKQ, from the coding sequence ATGTACAAAAACATAGTTAAGAGCATTGTAATTATCGCCTCATTTGCATCTCCATTTATGCTAACCGCAGGGGAAGCCGAGCGTGAGGCTGCTAGTGAATTGTTGGAGGTAAGCCACTTTGAAAAAGTTATGGATGACTCCCTCAACGCTACAGTTGAAATGATGAAACAAATAGACCCAAATATGAGCAGCCATGAAGCTACAATAAGAAAATTTTATAGAAAGTACATGAGCGCAGAAAGCCTCCGCAATGAAATGATTGATTTGTATGCAGAAATATTTACTGAAGGGGAATTAAGAGAAATAACTGCTTTTTACAAAACGGAAACTGGTCAAAAATCTCTTGAAAAACTTCCAGAACTTATGCAACGCGCAATGCAAATAGGCCAAACTCGTGTGATGCAAAATATGGGCGAACTACAGAGGATGTTATCTGAAGAAGAGCTTGCGAAACAATAA